One region of Streptococcus parasanguinis genomic DNA includes:
- the dnaA gene encoding chromosomal replication initiator protein DnaA, whose translation MSQEEQFWSRFLELAQLQLKDSAYDFFVADSKLVKIDGETATIYLDGNYKELFWETNLKNALITASFEVYNTDLKFHFVFEDTEEIPSSHSSENRRLSSGSLTTEPLPKIDTGLKSKYTFDNFVQGDGNIWAKAAALAVSENLATTYNPLFIYGGPGLGKTHLLNAIGNQILENIPNARVKYVPAETFINEFLEHLRLGEMKTFKNTYRSLDLLLIDDIQSLGGKKVTTQEEFFNTFNALHSDNKQIVLTSDRSPDHLDSLEERLVTRFKWGLTQNITPPDFETRIAILRNKIEDLDYIFPNDTLEYLAGQFDSNVRDLEGALNDISLMAKVKKLKEITIDVAAEAIRARKNDNSKTLVIPIEKIQEAVGAFYGVSVKEIKGSRRVQNIVLARQVAMYLSREMTDNSLPRIGKEFGGKDHTTVIHAYEKIKSMVDTDDNLRLEIQSIKKKLN comes from the coding sequence GTGTCACAAGAAGAGCAATTTTGGTCTCGTTTTTTAGAATTAGCCCAATTACAACTAAAAGATAGTGCCTATGATTTTTTTGTCGCCGATTCAAAATTAGTCAAAATCGATGGAGAGACGGCTACCATTTATCTTGATGGGAATTATAAAGAATTATTTTGGGAAACAAATCTAAAAAATGCTTTGATCACAGCCAGCTTTGAAGTCTACAATACAGATTTGAAGTTCCATTTCGTTTTTGAAGATACCGAAGAAATTCCTAGTAGTCATAGCAGTGAGAATAGGAGATTATCTTCAGGTAGCTTAACAACCGAACCGTTGCCTAAAATTGATACAGGTCTGAAATCAAAGTACACCTTTGATAATTTTGTGCAAGGGGATGGAAATATTTGGGCGAAAGCAGCAGCGCTTGCAGTTTCTGAAAATCTTGCAACAACTTACAACCCTCTCTTTATCTATGGTGGACCAGGGCTTGGAAAGACTCACCTATTGAACGCAATTGGAAATCAAATCCTAGAAAATATTCCAAATGCACGGGTTAAGTATGTCCCAGCAGAAACCTTTATTAATGAATTTTTAGAACACCTTCGATTAGGAGAAATGAAGACGTTCAAGAATACCTATCGAAGTCTTGATCTCTTACTGATCGATGATATCCAGTCACTTGGTGGGAAGAAAGTCACGACTCAAGAGGAATTTTTTAATACCTTTAATGCCCTCCATAGCGACAACAAACAGATTGTTCTAACAAGCGATCGAAGTCCGGATCATTTAGATAGTCTTGAAGAGCGGCTGGTTACTCGTTTCAAATGGGGACTAACGCAAAATATAACACCACCTGATTTTGAAACTCGGATTGCTATCTTACGGAATAAAATTGAAGATCTAGACTATATTTTTCCTAATGACACACTAGAATATCTAGCTGGTCAGTTTGATTCAAATGTCCGAGACTTAGAAGGTGCCTTAAATGATATTTCTTTAATGGCGAAGGTTAAGAAACTAAAAGAAATTACGATCGATGTTGCAGCTGAAGCTATTCGAGCTCGTAAAAACGATAATAGCAAGACGCTTGTCATCCCCATTGAAAAAATTCAGGAAGCAGTTGGAGCCTTTTATGGAGTCAGTGTAAAAGAAATCAAAGGTTCTCGAAGAGTTCAGAATATTGTCCTAGCACGACAAGTGGCCATGTATCTTTCAAGAGAGATGACGGACAACTCACTTCCTCGAATCGGAAAAGAATTCGGTGGGAAAGACCATACGACTGTCATTCATGCCTATGAAAAAATTAAAAGTATGGTCGACACAGATGATAATCTACGACTCGAAATTCAAAGTATCAAGAAAAAGTTAAATTAA
- the dnaN gene encoding DNA polymerase III subunit beta — protein sequence MINFSINKTLFLQALNTTKRAISSKNAIPILSTIKIDVTPEGVALSGSNGQISIENFISIKDENAGLLVTSPGSILLEATFFINVVSSLPDVTLDFKEIEQKQVLLTSGKSEITLKGKDADQYPRIQEIAASNPLVLETKLLKQLINETAFAASVQESRPILTGVHFVLSDNKELKTVATDSHRMSQKVITLEKNGDNFDVVIPSRSLREFTSVFSDDIETVEVFFANNQILFRSEHISFYTRLLEGNYPDTDRLIPTEFNTEATFNVANLRFAMERARLLSNATQNGTVKLEFKNGVVSSHVHSPEVGRVNEEIDTSAVSGEDLSISFNPTYLIEALKAIDSEQVVIRFISSVRPFTLVPEGNEQGFIQLITPVRTN from the coding sequence ATGATAAATTTTTCTATTAACAAAACTTTATTTTTACAAGCATTAAATACTACCAAAAGAGCGATCAGTTCAAAAAATGCTATCCCAATCCTTTCCACGATTAAAATTGATGTCACTCCAGAAGGAGTTGCCTTATCTGGATCGAATGGCCAAATTTCAATTGAAAACTTTATTTCTATCAAAGATGAAAATGCTGGTTTATTGGTGACCTCTCCAGGCTCTATTTTATTGGAAGCAACTTTCTTTATTAATGTGGTTTCAAGTTTACCAGATGTTACTTTAGATTTTAAAGAGATTGAACAAAAACAGGTTCTTTTAACAAGTGGAAAATCAGAAATTACACTTAAAGGAAAAGATGCAGATCAATATCCACGTATTCAAGAAATTGCTGCAAGTAATCCATTAGTTTTGGAAACAAAATTATTAAAACAATTAATTAATGAAACAGCATTTGCAGCAAGTGTACAAGAAAGTCGTCCAATTTTGACAGGTGTTCACTTTGTTTTATCGGATAATAAAGAGCTAAAAACAGTAGCAACAGACTCTCACCGTATGAGTCAAAAAGTGATTACACTGGAGAAAAATGGAGACAACTTTGATGTTGTCATCCCAAGTCGCTCTCTTCGTGAATTCACCTCTGTTTTTTCTGATGATATTGAAACAGTTGAGGTTTTCTTTGCTAACAATCAAATTCTCTTTAGAAGTGAACACATTAGTTTTTATACCCGTTTGCTAGAAGGAAATTATCCTGATACAGACCGTCTCATTCCAACAGAATTCAATACAGAGGCAACCTTCAATGTGGCCAACCTTCGATTTGCAATGGAGCGTGCTCGTCTTCTTTCAAATGCGACTCAAAACGGAACGGTTAAATTAGAGTTCAAAAATGGAGTGGTTTCTTCCCACGTTCATTCACCAGAAGTTGGGCGAGTAAATGAAGAGATCGATACGAGCGCCGTTTCAGGAGAGGATTTGTCTATTAGCTTTAATCCAACTTATTTGATTGAAGCGCTCAAAGCTATTGACAGTGAACAAGTTGTTATTCGTTTTATTTCTTCTGTTAGACCGTTTACATTGGTTCCAGAAGGAAATGAACAAGGGTTCATTCAATTGATTACGCCAGTTCGCACAAATTAA
- a CDS encoding DUF951 domain-containing protein has product MYTLGDFVEMKKPHACVIKETGKKANRWEITRLGADIKIKCSNCDHVVMMSRHDFEQKMKKVL; this is encoded by the coding sequence ATGTATACGTTAGGTGATTTTGTAGAAATGAAAAAGCCTCACGCTTGTGTGATTAAAGAAACAGGCAAGAAGGCAAATCGTTGGGAAATTACGCGACTTGGTGCAGACATAAAAATCAAGTGTAGCAATTGTGATCATGTGGTCATGATGAGTCGCCATGATTTTGAACAGAAAATGAAGAAAGTACTATAA
- a CDS encoding DUF1307 domain-containing protein, with protein MKKQTWKSIFLSLIAIFTLFLLGACGQQSVQKSYLQAINQEKKTDVRITLEHKGDKAISNQTTTTIYYKEAGVTKDQLKEMIDKYDEEYKDVKGFTHSAEYKDDYMVEKTTLNYEKADLDQLIEKKLVTTQKDKKVDYISFKSTFDMMKQGGFKEVKNGKFEELK; from the coding sequence ATGAAAAAACAAACATGGAAATCTATTTTTCTTTCTTTAATCGCTATCTTTACTCTCTTTCTTCTTGGAGCTTGTGGACAACAATCTGTTCAAAAATCCTATCTTCAGGCAATCAACCAAGAAAAGAAAACAGATGTTCGTATTACACTAGAACATAAAGGTGATAAAGCGATCAGTAACCAAACCACCACTACTATTTATTACAAAGAGGCGGGAGTTACGAAAGATCAATTAAAGGAAATGATCGATAAATATGATGAAGAATACAAAGATGTCAAAGGATTTACACATTCTGCTGAATATAAAGATGATTATATGGTTGAAAAAACAACACTAAATTATGAAAAGGCAGACTTAGATCAGCTAATTGAAAAGAAATTAGTAACGACACAAAAAGATAAAAAAGTCGACTATATCAGCTTCAAATCAACTTTTGATATGATGAAACAGGGTGGTTTCAAAGAAGTTAAAAATGGAAAATTTGAAGAATTAAAATAA
- the ychF gene encoding redox-regulated ATPase YchF, with protein sequence MALTAGIVGLPNVGKSTLFNAITKAGAEAANYPFATIDPNVGMVEVPDERLQKLTEMITPKKTVPTTFEFTDIAGIVKGASKGEGLGNKFLANIREVDAIVHVVRAFDDENVMREQGREDAFVDPLADIDTINLELILADLESVNKRYARVEKIARTQKDKDSVAEFNVLQKIKPVLEDGKSARTIEFTEEEQKVVKGLFLLTTKPVLYVANVDEDVVADPDSIEYVKQIRDFAATENAEVVVISARAEEEISELDDADKQEFLEAIGLTESGVDKLTRAAYHLLGLGTYFTAGEKEVRAWTFKRGMKAPQAAGIIHSDFEKGFIRAVTMSYDDLVKYGSEKAVKEAGRLREEGKEYVVQDGDIMEFRFNV encoded by the coding sequence ATGGCATTAACAGCAGGTATCGTTGGCTTACCAAACGTTGGTAAATCAACCCTATTTAACGCAATTACAAAAGCAGGAGCAGAGGCCGCAAACTATCCCTTTGCGACCATTGATCCAAACGTTGGGATGGTAGAAGTTCCAGATGAACGCCTCCAAAAATTGACGGAAATGATTACTCCTAAGAAGACAGTTCCGACTACTTTTGAATTTACAGATATTGCTGGGATTGTGAAAGGAGCTTCTAAAGGGGAAGGACTTGGTAATAAATTCTTGGCTAACATCCGTGAAGTAGATGCCATTGTCCATGTAGTGCGTGCTTTTGATGATGAAAATGTCATGCGGGAGCAAGGTCGTGAAGATGCCTTTGTTGATCCACTAGCAGATATTGATACCATCAATTTAGAATTAATTTTAGCCGACTTAGAGTCTGTCAATAAACGCTACGCGCGTGTAGAAAAAATCGCTCGTACACAAAAAGATAAGGATTCTGTTGCGGAATTTAATGTTCTACAAAAAATCAAACCAGTTCTTGAAGATGGTAAATCAGCTCGGACCATTGAATTCACTGAGGAAGAACAAAAAGTGGTGAAAGGACTTTTCCTTTTGACTACCAAACCAGTTCTTTATGTAGCAAATGTGGATGAAGACGTTGTTGCAGATCCAGATTCTATCGAGTATGTGAAGCAAATTCGTGACTTTGCGGCAACAGAGAACGCGGAAGTCGTGGTGATTTCTGCGCGTGCTGAGGAAGAAATTTCTGAGCTAGATGATGCAGATAAACAAGAATTTTTAGAGGCAATTGGCCTAACAGAGTCTGGAGTTGATAAACTCACGCGTGCAGCTTACCACTTGTTGGGACTTGGCACTTATTTCACAGCTGGTGAAAAAGAAGTGCGTGCTTGGACCTTCAAACGTGGTATGAAAGCTCCTCAAGCTGCTGGAATCATCCACTCTGATTTTGAAAAAGGATTTATTCGTGCCGTGACCATGTCCTATGATGATTTAGTTAAATACGGTTCTGAAAAGGCTGTAAAAGAAGCAGGACGCTTGCGCGAAGAAGGAAAAGAATATGTTGTCCAAGATGGGGATATCATGGAATTCCGTTTTAATGTATAA
- the pth gene encoding aminoacyl-tRNA hydrolase, which yields MTKLIVGLGNPGDKYFETKHNVGFMLVDQMAKSLNLTFSHDKIFQADIASTFLNGEKVYFVKPTTFMNESGKAVHALLTYYGLDIEDLLVIYDDLDMEVGKIRLRAKGSAGGHNGIKSIINHIGTQTFYRIKIGIGRPKQGMSVVHHVLGKFDKDDYITILQTIDRVEEAVNDYLVEENFERSMQKYNG from the coding sequence ATGACGAAATTAATTGTTGGATTGGGAAATCCAGGTGATAAGTATTTTGAAACGAAACACAATGTAGGCTTTATGTTAGTTGATCAAATGGCAAAGTCTTTAAATCTTACTTTCTCCCATGATAAAATTTTTCAAGCTGATATTGCCTCAACATTTTTAAATGGCGAAAAGGTCTATTTTGTAAAGCCAACCACTTTCATGAATGAGAGTGGAAAAGCAGTCCATGCCCTTCTGACTTATTATGGTCTGGATATTGAAGATCTTTTGGTTATTTACGATGATTTAGATATGGAAGTTGGTAAGATTCGTCTTCGAGCTAAAGGATCAGCTGGAGGTCATAACGGAATCAAATCGATTATTAATCATATTGGAACTCAGACTTTTTATCGAATTAAGATTGGAATTGGAAGACCTAAGCAGGGCATGTCAGTTGTTCATCATGTATTAGGAAAATTTGATAAAGACGATTACATCACTATTCTACAAACAATCGATCGAGTAGAAGAAGCGGTTAACGATTACTTGGTAGAAGAAAATTTTGAAAGAAGCATGCAGAAATACAACGGGTAA
- the mfd gene encoding transcription-repair coupling factor, with translation MNVIDLVSQNSNLLSWQQGLQKNNRELILGLSATTKAIVMASAFDSIEKAVLITSSYNEAERLASDFIALLGEEKVHTFLGDDNPLAEFVFASQERQFSRLEALNFLCQEDRQGILVTNVSGIKLLLPSPKVFASSIFQLKVDQEIDLTTLSETLQKIGYQKVSQVLQQGEFSLRGDILDIFEIDQLQPYRIEFFGDEIDGIRIFDPESQRSVENVEEVQLKAVSDLLLQEEDFIRGQQQIEQLQEQSANEEFKSYLAEILGDISQRKLHPDLRKFISFFYEKQYTLFDYLPKHTPVFLDDYQKIADQIARFELDTANLLTEDLHKNRASSRQVYFADTSTTLRKYTPATYFSNFQKGLGNLKFDHLYQFNQYPMQEFFGQFDLLKEEIERYRKSNYTVIIQATSHHNLQQLHKNLEEYGIRLDYIDGDTIIPQASQLVVGGLAHGFQFVDEKIVYITESEIYQKKIKRKIRRQNISNAERLKNYNELEKGDYVVHQVHGIGQYLGIETIEISGVHRDYVSIQYQNGDRISIPVDQIQMLSKYVASDGKTPKINKLNDGRFQRTKQKVQTQVEDIADDLIKLYAERSQLEGFAYSQDDENQEAFEQDFPYIETDDQLRSIEEIKKDMESNRPMDRLLVGDVGFGKTEVAMRAAFKAVNDHKQVAVLVPTTVLAQQHYANFKERFESFAVEVAVLSRFQSKAEQKETLEKLKKGRVDIIIGTHRLLSKDVVFSDLGLIVIDEEQRFGVKHKETLKELKKKVDVLTLTATPIPRTLHMSMLGIRDLSVIETPPTNRYPVQTFVLETNPTIIRDAVLREMDRGGQAYYLYNKVDTIEQKVSELKELIPEASIGFVHGQMSEVRLENTLLDFINGEYDVLVTTTIIETGVDIPNANTLFIENADHMGLSTLYQLRGRVGRSNRIAYAYLMYRPDKSLTEVSEKRLEAIKGFTELGSGFKIAMRDLSIRGAGNILGASQSGFIDSVGFEMYSQLLEEAIAKKQGQEHRRQKSNAELNLQIDAYLPNEYISDQRQKIEIYKQIREMNSATDYEYLQDELIDRFGEYPDVVAYLLEIGLVKAYLDQVFVRLVERKQQKVTVKFEPIAKQLFLTQDYFKALSMTQLKAQIAEEKGLIEVIFDIRNKKDFEILEALKQFGQTLLEIKQEKEED, from the coding sequence ATGAATGTAATTGATTTAGTGAGTCAAAACTCCAACCTTCTATCCTGGCAACAAGGTTTGCAAAAAAATAATAGGGAATTGATCTTAGGATTATCTGCGACCACAAAGGCTATTGTAATGGCTTCAGCCTTTGATTCTATTGAAAAAGCAGTCCTCATTACTTCCAGTTATAACGAAGCAGAACGATTGGCTAGTGATTTTATTGCTTTACTTGGAGAAGAGAAAGTCCATACATTTTTGGGAGATGATAACCCTTTAGCAGAATTTGTTTTTGCTTCACAAGAAAGGCAATTTTCACGATTAGAGGCTTTGAACTTTTTATGTCAAGAGGATCGTCAAGGCATCCTTGTGACCAATGTGAGTGGTATAAAACTACTATTACCTTCTCCTAAAGTTTTTGCATCTAGCATTTTTCAATTGAAGGTCGATCAAGAAATAGACTTAACTACTCTGAGTGAAACATTACAGAAGATTGGCTACCAAAAGGTGAGCCAAGTTTTGCAACAGGGAGAGTTTAGTCTACGAGGAGATATTTTAGATATCTTTGAGATCGACCAACTCCAACCCTATCGGATTGAATTTTTCGGAGATGAGATTGATGGAATCCGAATCTTTGACCCAGAAAGTCAGCGTTCTGTTGAAAATGTTGAAGAAGTTCAACTGAAGGCAGTGAGTGATCTATTGTTGCAAGAGGAAGATTTCATCCGTGGTCAGCAGCAAATCGAACAATTGCAAGAACAGAGCGCGAATGAAGAATTTAAATCTTATCTAGCAGAAATTTTAGGAGATATTTCTCAAAGGAAACTTCATCCGGATCTTAGAAAATTTATTAGTTTCTTTTACGAGAAGCAATATACCCTATTCGATTATCTCCCTAAACACACTCCTGTTTTTCTGGATGATTATCAAAAAATAGCAGATCAAATAGCGAGATTTGAACTAGATACAGCTAATCTCTTGACGGAAGATTTACATAAAAATAGAGCTTCTTCTCGCCAAGTGTATTTTGCAGACACCAGTACAACATTACGAAAATATACGCCTGCAACTTATTTTTCAAACTTTCAAAAAGGATTAGGAAATCTGAAGTTTGATCATTTGTATCAATTCAATCAATATCCCATGCAGGAGTTTTTTGGACAATTTGATTTACTAAAAGAGGAAATTGAACGGTATCGAAAATCAAACTATACAGTTATTATCCAAGCAACTTCTCATCACAATCTTCAACAGCTCCATAAAAATTTAGAAGAGTATGGGATTCGATTAGATTATATTGATGGGGATACGATCATTCCTCAAGCTAGTCAATTAGTTGTTGGAGGACTAGCTCACGGTTTTCAATTTGTTGATGAAAAAATTGTCTACATTACAGAATCAGAGATTTATCAGAAAAAGATCAAACGAAAGATTCGCAGGCAAAATATTTCCAATGCAGAACGCCTAAAAAATTATAATGAACTGGAAAAAGGGGACTATGTTGTTCACCAAGTTCATGGTATTGGTCAATATTTGGGAATTGAAACGATTGAAATTTCGGGTGTCCATCGTGATTATGTTTCAATTCAATATCAAAATGGAGATCGCATCTCGATTCCTGTCGATCAGATTCAGATGTTGTCCAAATACGTTGCAAGTGATGGAAAAACGCCAAAAATTAACAAGTTAAATGATGGGCGTTTCCAAAGAACGAAGCAAAAGGTTCAGACCCAGGTGGAGGACATTGCGGATGATTTGATAAAACTTTATGCGGAGCGTAGTCAATTAGAAGGCTTTGCCTATTCCCAAGATGATGAAAACCAAGAGGCTTTTGAACAAGATTTTCCATATATTGAAACAGATGACCAATTACGTTCCATTGAAGAAATTAAAAAAGATATGGAATCGAATCGTCCGATGGACCGATTGCTGGTTGGAGACGTCGGTTTTGGGAAAACAGAGGTCGCTATGCGAGCAGCTTTTAAGGCAGTAAATGATCATAAACAAGTAGCAGTGCTGGTTCCTACCACTGTTCTTGCCCAACAACATTATGCCAATTTTAAGGAGCGTTTTGAATCTTTTGCAGTAGAAGTTGCTGTTTTAAGTCGTTTCCAGAGTAAGGCAGAGCAGAAAGAAACGCTTGAAAAGTTGAAAAAAGGACGAGTGGATATTATTATTGGAACTCACCGGCTCTTGTCCAAAGATGTTGTTTTTTCAGACTTAGGCTTAATCGTGATAGATGAAGAACAACGTTTTGGAGTGAAGCACAAAGAAACCTTGAAAGAATTGAAAAAAAAGGTGGATGTGCTTACCTTGACAGCTACCCCTATACCTCGAACTCTTCATATGTCTATGCTAGGAATTAGAGATTTGTCTGTCATTGAAACACCTCCTACCAATCGATATCCTGTGCAAACTTTTGTACTAGAGACCAATCCAACTATTATTCGAGATGCTGTGTTGCGGGAGATGGATCGTGGAGGACAGGCCTATTATCTTTACAATAAGGTAGATACAATTGAACAAAAGGTGTCTGAATTAAAAGAGTTGATTCCAGAGGCTTCGATTGGCTTTGTTCATGGCCAGATGAGTGAAGTTCGCCTGGAAAATACCCTGTTGGATTTCATTAATGGCGAATACGATGTCTTAGTGACGACAACCATTATTGAGACAGGTGTGGATATTCCAAATGCTAATACACTCTTTATTGAAAATGCGGATCATATGGGACTTTCAACGCTTTATCAATTAAGAGGTCGTGTGGGACGAAGCAATCGAATTGCTTATGCCTATTTGATGTATCGTCCAGACAAATCTCTTACAGAAGTGTCTGAAAAACGCTTAGAAGCTATTAAAGGTTTTACTGAGTTGGGGTCTGGATTTAAAATTGCTATGCGAGATTTATCGATCCGTGGAGCAGGGAATATCCTTGGAGCTTCTCAATCTGGTTTCATCGATTCAGTTGGTTTTGAAATGTATTCTCAATTGTTAGAAGAAGCTATTGCTAAGAAACAAGGCCAAGAGCATCGTAGGCAAAAGAGCAATGCAGAGTTGAACCTTCAAATAGATGCATATTTACCTAATGAATATATTTCAGATCAACGTCAAAAAATTGAAATTTACAAACAAATTCGTGAAATGAATTCTGCGACGGACTATGAATATTTGCAAGATGAATTGATCGATCGTTTTGGAGAATACCCAGATGTTGTGGCCTA